Genomic window (Chryseobacterium sp. H1D6B):
TTACCGGACTTCGTGCAGAACAGTCTGAAAACCGGGAAAATATGCCCATTATAGAATGGGATGAAGACCGGAAGCTGTACAAATACAATCCACTAATCCACTGGACCTACCAAGAGGTTTTAGATTATCTGGAGGAAAATAAAGTCCAAGAGCTGTCTCTGCATAAAAAAGGATTCATCAGTGTAGGCTGCCAGCCTTGTACTAGAGCAGTGGAAGCTGGTGAAAATCCCCGTGCCGGACGCTGGTGGTGGGAAAATTCCCATAAAGAATGCGGTCTGCATACACATTAACAAAAAATCTTTCAAAATAATAATGAGTACACATAGATTAAACTATCTGGAACAGCTGGAGGCGGAAAGCATTTACATTATGCGTGAGGCAGCTGCCCAGTTTGAAAAACCAGCGCTGCTTTTCAGCGGAGGAAAAGATTCTATTACCCTGGTGCATTTAGCAAAGAAGGCTTTTGCACCAATGAAAATACCATTTCCATTAGTTCATATAGACACAGGACACAACTTTCCAGAAGCACTGCAGTTCAGAGATTATTTAGCAGAACAGTTAGGTGCAGAATTAATTGTAAGAAAGGTTGAAGATACAATCCGCGAAAAAAGACTAACAGAACCTAAAGGGAAATTTGCATCCAGAAACTGGCTTCAGACCCATACTTTATTAGATACTATTGAAGAATTTCAGTTTGATGCCTGTATTGGCGGAGCGAGAAGAGATGAAGAAAAAGCAAGGGCTAAAGAACGTTTTTTCTCTGTACGGGATGAATTCGGGCAGTGGGATCCGAAATTACAGCGTCCCGAATTATGGAATATTTACAACGGCAGGATCAATAAAGGGGAAAATGTAAGAATTTTTCCTATTTCAAACTGGACGGAACTTGATGTATGGAGTTATCTTAAAAAAGAAAATATTCAGCTTCCTTCTATCTATTTTGCCCATGACAGAGATGTTATTGAGCATGAAGGGCAGTTAATTGCAGTTTCAGATTTTATTCAGATTGATGAAAATGACCGAATTTTAAATAAAAGAGTACGTTACAGAACCGTGGGAGATATGACGTGTACTGCAGCTGTAGAAAGCAGCGCTGAAACGCTGGATGAAGTAGTAAATGAAATTACAGCTTCCCGAATTTCTGAACGCGGCGAAACCAGAATTGATGATAAAGTAACCGAGGCCGCGATGGAAGACAGAAAGAAGGGCGGCTATTTTTAATGAGTAATGAGCAATGAGTAATAAGCAATCATTACTAATTATTAATTCCCATAATTTAAAACTCAAATACAGAAGATGGATATATTAAGATTTATAACCGCAGGAAGCGTTGATGACGGAAAAAGTACACTGATCGGAAGACTTTTATACGACAGTAAAAATATATTGATAGACCAGCTTGAAGCATTAGAAAAGCAGTCGAAAAACAAAAATGCCGACGGAGTAGATCTAGCGATTCTTACCGATGGTTTAAGGGCAGAAAGAGAGCAGGGGATCACTATTGATGTAGCATACCGGTATTTTTCTACCCCAAAGAGGAAATTTATTATTGCAGACGCGCCGGGACATATTCAGTATACCAGAAATATGATCACGGGAGCTTCCAATTCACAGCTGATCGTTATTTTAATTGATGCAAGACAGGGGGTGATCGAGCAGACCAGAAGACATTCCATTATTGCTTCATTATTAAAAATGAAAAATGTTGTTGTAGCTGTGAATAAAA
Coding sequences:
- the cysD gene encoding sulfate adenylyltransferase subunit CysD; protein product: MSTHRLNYLEQLEAESIYIMREAAAQFEKPALLFSGGKDSITLVHLAKKAFAPMKIPFPLVHIDTGHNFPEALQFRDYLAEQLGAELIVRKVEDTIREKRLTEPKGKFASRNWLQTHTLLDTIEEFQFDACIGGARRDEEKARAKERFFSVRDEFGQWDPKLQRPELWNIYNGRINKGENVRIFPISNWTELDVWSYLKKENIQLPSIYFAHDRDVIEHEGQLIAVSDFIQIDENDRILNKRVRYRTVGDMTCTAAVESSAETLDEVVNEITASRISERGETRIDDKVTEAAMEDRKKGGYF